actggcaactgactcccacgacttgtggtcaatgtcacaggacttcatgtcgcgtttgcagacgtctttaaagcggagacatggacagctggtgggtctggtaccagtgacgagcttgctgtacaatgcgtccttggggatcctgccatcttccatgcggctcacatggccaagccatctcaagcgccgctggctcagtagggtgtatatgctggccgcctcgaggacttctgcgttggagatatggtcctccacccgataccaaggattctccagaggcaacgaagatggaatgagttgagacgtcgctcttggctgacttactttgtccaggcctcgctgccgtacagcaaggtactgagaacacaggcttgaaacacttggacttttgtgctccgtgtcagtgcaccattttcccacacacacttggccagtctggacatagcagcggacgcctttcccatgcgcttgttgattcctgcatcgagatactggtgatagttgagcctaggtaggtgaactcttgaaccacttccagagtgtggtcgccgatattgatggatggagcatttctgacgtcctgtcccatgatgttcgttttcttgaggctgatggttaggccaaattcgttgcaggcagccgcaatcctgtcgatgagtctctgcagacactcttctgtgtgggatgttaacacagcatcgtcagcaaagaagagttccctgacgaggactttccgtattttggtcttcgctctaagacgggcaaggttgaacaacctgccatctgatcttgtgtggaggaaaattccttcttctgaagacttgagcagcagtgagaagaagatctcaaacagtgtaggtgcgagaacacagctctgattcatgccactcaggattggaaaggggtctggtaaggcaccgctatgctgaaatgtgccttccatattgtcatggaatgacatGTGATACCTGTCAAAAGGCTTTCTTAAGGTTCATGTACTCAAATATCCAATGCATTTCCACTACCTCCCATATCTGTTAGCTCCTCCAAAAATTCAATGGGGTTTGTCATGCTCAATCACTATACTGGCTACTTCTATTTTTTGTTTATCTAGATGGTTGGTAATTTCATCCTTAATGAAAGACTCTAAATTCCCTCATAAGTACAAAATTAAACCGGACTGCGCCATCACTATTGGTAATCTGATTTATCACTTGGTTTTGATCAGCCCTATCAATGAATTGTCAGCTCACTTCTTACAAACTAACTCTGAACATTTTGGGTCTTTTTGTGGCTTCTCTGGATAGGAAGTTTCTCAGTTTGACCCCGATCTCCTTTCCTGTTTGGACTTGGCCAGTCAGTTTGCCAACTGAACCAGCTATTATCCTTACAACAGTGGATTTTTGCCAGACAACCTTATGCTGTGTACACAGCAAGAACAAAGTTTCTCCCGCCATTTTGTCTGAATACCTACTAGTCATGTCCAAAATGAGATAGCAAGTTACCTATAACCCAGATAATTATGCAGAACAGTTTCAATGGCTGGGTCATTTAATTCCAAGTCAGTTCATTAACATACCAATCCCCTCTGTTTCAATGTCACCAGTCTACTTCTCTATGTCAAAGTGACAGGAAGGATGCTGGACCATTTAAAATGAGCCTTTAAAATCCTGAACCTGAGTTTATATCATAAacatatttatttattgatacagcactgaaacaggcccttcggcccaccaagtctgtgccgaccattaaccacccatttatactaatcctacattaatcccatattcctaccacatccccaccttccctcaattcccctacctatactaggggcaatttataatggccaatttacccatcaacctgcaagtctttggctgtgggaggaaaccggagcacccggcgaaaacccacgcagtcacagggagaacttgcaaactccgcacaggcagtacccagaatcgaacccgggtcgctggagctgtgaggctgcggtgctaaccactgcgccaccccttaaTTGTAACTTAAACTGAAAATCCCTGAGATCACAAACAATAATCCCTCGTCATGacactttaaaaaataaaattggTTCCTTTTTTTTGGATAGGAATTTTTTGGCAGACTCAGTGTGTGTTTTATAGTGTTTTAAGTGTTTGTAAACTTTGAGACAGTCACTGAAAAGCAATCATCGTGCTTCATAGCCTTCTGACAGACACTTTTCCATATGCTAGATGCAAGGCAAATGCAAAAATGATAGAGAGACATATCATAAAGCTgccaaaaagaaaaaaataattatTAATTTCAAATTACAGACCAGCAGAGTCTGATTAGTTTTTCTGTTACTAAGTATACTAGCAACTGTAAGCCAGTTCTATGTTATGGATTAAGATCTGCTTAGAAACAAAATAAGACTGACATTTCTTTCAGTCAGCCAACTGTGTCAAAAGATCCTCACCCCCATGGCCGGCATGGCATTCAATCTAGTACCAGAACTGCAAAAAAAGTGATCCAGCGAACAGTCccagccaccgcccccccccccccaccccaccccatttgAATGGTCATTTTTTTCATGAATCTACCACTGCACATCATCAATAAAATTCATAATCAAATCGCTGTACTAAAACTTCCAGCAAATTTAATGCATTTCATACCATTAACAGCTGCAATCTTTGTCAACGTATTGTTGTTTAAAATTTTTTGTATTTATATTCACCACATAATTATTCATTCTTAAAAAATACGCAGTAGAAAAGTTTTGTATGTGAAAGCACATTTTCCTTTGAGATGTGATTGTGGTTCAAGTGCCAGTTACGGTAGAGCTAGCCCTGAACTTGATGTTATTTAGATACAAGTTTTCTCAATGTAAAAACCTTTCACTGCTCACAGTGCAATATGGAAAAtttcccacacacacaaaaacaccaagTCTGCAACTTGTCTGCATCTCCTAGTGTTGTCCTGCTATATCCAGGCACAATCAAGGCGAGATATTCTACTTACACCTTGCTGGAGTTACTGAAGTAATGTGACCACTGTGAATTGGAATATATTTTAATTCCTTATGTTTATATTGCCGAAAGAGCTAAACATTCATGCTAACTCCAAGACTTACCAAGAAACCCTAATATTTAACGTTGGTATGGTTTAGAGAATTTCATGCATTATTTTCAACAAAGGAGAATGTTGGAAGACAATAACTGCTGAGGCAGCAGGCACATCAAATCAAACATAATGAAACATATTCTGTAATGGTAGCTACTATAGACACATTAAAGCTAAGGAGAGTTTACATTTTTATTATTCATATATATTTTCAGAATGTTGGAAAATGGTTATCTTCAATCATGAACTTCATAATTCACATCTTCATTTAAGCTTTTTACAATTATCAAATTTGTATACCCAACTAAGTATCACCTCTACCTGGCTTATTCAGTTGGCACCGGCTTACCGTATATTGTAGTATCCGTCAATCCAGCTATCCATTTCACTTTTAATATGGTCTGAAGTTGGATGTGGCACTCTATCAAGTAGTCCGCTTGAGTACCATGATTCAGATGTAATGTTGTCCCGAACTAATAAATCATTTCTTGGATATTCAGGAGAACCACCATAGTCATTCTCAAAACTCCCCTTCTCAACATAACACCAAGATGGCGTGGATCCATAAAGTGGCGTGGTTGTGCAGTTTGTGTATCTGCACTGAGGAGAAAATACTTTGCGGTTGTCCATGATGTTGGGTTCTTCTATTTTAATTTTAATGCTTGTAGCTACACCAAACTGGGCACGGCATGAGTTGCCATTAGTAAGGTCACAGTTATTGGCATCTCTCAAGCCAGCTCTATCTGACAGGTTGTACAAGGTGCTTTCTTCAGAGGAAGGCCGGTCATGACCATAGTTACTGGGAAACATTCTGTCAAAGTGACACTGTTTATGATCCTTGTCAGTATAATCAGTCGCCTGACTTTCACCTTCAATGGATTTGGCTTCTTGGGCCCTGGTGATACATTCATTGGCATTGGAGTCTTCAACTAACCCACTGCAAATTGCTTCCCTTCTTGCATGAGCTATTTCATACTCTGTGGAATATACACTGTTTTCTGACTCCCCAGGTCCCCCTCTATTGAGTTCAGCCCCAGCTTCCAGCCTGTTGGCTAGCCTCATATTTTGGGAGCCAGGGCATGGGTTGTCAGTGGGAACTGCCATCGTGGTGTCGATGCCAATGGCTGTGTTACTGTTAGTGGGAGGGAAGGAGAACATACAGTCTCTCTTGCTCTGGCTGCCGTTGGGACCATACGGCGAGTGCAGTTCCCCCAGCTCATTGCTGTCGATGTTGAGGCCCATGGAAACCGAAACGGCTTTGCAAAGCTCCCGGGCAGTGTCGCTGGTCAGAGAGTAAGAACAACTGCCGCTAAACTCGGTCTCTGGGGGATAAACCCCGCCCAGGTCGCGATCTTCGAAGTCAGCGGCGTCATGGCCGTCGCAGCGGCAATCCCTTCCCTTCTCTCGGTCGGGACAAACGTCGCCCGAGGCGTTAAAGAGCGTCCGGACGACGAACGGCGGGTGCCCGTAGCCGCCAACCgctgcctcctcctcctggctCAAGATGGCGGCGCTCTGCCGGCACGCGGCGTCGTAAAAGGCGCCAAAACCGTTGCCCTCGGCGCGCTCGCGCGGGGCCGCGAGTTCGGGGGTGCAGGGCGTGCCCGCGCACGGCGGCTCGGCGGCGCGCAGCAAACTGCGCTCGCGCGCGCACGCCGCATAGAAGACACTCTGGAAGGCCGCCCCCTGCCGCTGGCGCTGCATGCCTGCTGCTTCCAAACTGGGCGGCGCGTTGTAATTCCCATACAGGCTCTCAGTCTCCATTGTGTCTGCTTGTAATTTGTgttgggattttttttttgcaaattactttttttgggggggggttaCAATACAGGTATTGACTGTTTACTTCCACAATGCATTTACAAAAGTAAAACTGGCAAAGTTGGAAAAAGAAACAATGCTCAAAATCCCGTTACTTGATTCATTTTTTCCTCTTCCTCACTTGCAATTATATTAATTTTTCATAGCTCACAAAAAGATTTGAGAATACCTGCACAGTTTTATTGCATTCAGTGAGAGTTACCAGCATTACTTTTCTCCACGCATGGCGATATACTAAATTATGGGTTAAATCCTTTCATTTCACGTCTGAAAAAAAATTTAACGTTGTGCAATCCCATATATTAACTCCGCCCTACTTCTCTCACATCCGTGACACGCGATTTGCACTGCAATCGTGTATTAGCGTCCTTTTTCCTCCTTTCGAATTACTGCAGTCGGTAGCAGACTTTTAAGAGACACTGGATAATTGATAGGTAGATTTTTAATTTCAATTGCACAATGATTTCCCAATTGCAATTCCAGCAGATGTTGTGTGACAATCGTATTCTTGTTTTAAGTGATAAATGCTGGAATTAAACCTGTTCCGCTCGAACCGGTGAAACACCGTAGATGGTTAGAAATGCTCTGGAAGGCAGATCCCGCAGCTCAATTTCTGTGGTTGCTTTCGCTAACAATTATTTAGAAGCGGCCAGAAGTAGACACGTAAAGTACACACGATCCGCTGTTTCCAACTAAAAAGTATGTCAATTCGTCTTTTTTTTTTTGTCGCCCCAGTTTCAAGTGAAAGCGAACAGAAGCAATCTATTCCCGGGAATAGGAGAGTCACGAGCTGAAAACTGGGCTCCCAACATGTGGGAGCGAAAGTAAAAATAGTGATCACAAGCTTTCGCCGAGCTCCAGTAACATCAAGTTTTTCTGAATTGTTCACTTTATCGTTAATTGCACAAATACTTACTTCCAATGCAATGCAAAGTACAGTTTGGGCTACAGCCTGTTGTTAAAAGCACAGGTGAAGTATATTCATCCAGCAAACAGCCATGAAATTAGCAATGTAAAAGAATCGCAAACTTTTCTGTCCCACTTTGCACTCTTCAGTGATTCAGCACGGCTCCGGCAGTCTGATTCCCGTCGCAGCCTTGGATTTGTAAATTATCCCCTCTTCGACGATAATCACACGGCACTCACTTTTATTTTTGCTGTCTCCGATTTTAGTTATCACATTGCAACCATTTTGTTAAATTCAGATTTGCATACTGCGATACCAGAGCACCGTGCCTTCTCTCAGCTACTGAATGTATCTAGCAATTCAAAGTGTTGACGCTACGTTTTGAGACCTTGGGGTTTGGCCAAAATAGCTGCGTCAATCAaaagagtgtatgtgtgagtgagagaaGCGAGCACAATTTATAAATAAGCGCCGAGGATATATTAAAATTATATGGTAGGCGGTACTGATTTCTTACAGATGTTGTTATTTCTGATTTGTTGCAGATTTGCTATTACATTATTTGTAGACAACGTTGACAATATTCCATACCGTGCAATCTTTAATTCAAAGAAAACCAACAGGTCTCAGAGGGTCTTTCTTCATTGCTTTGTTGTTGGTGGTGGCCTCAACTGCTTCACTTTAAAGTGTTCCTAGCCACTTGCGTCTAAACACCAGTTTCTTATCCCTGGAAAATCCAATTCTGCTTTCTTTATGAAGATCTTATTTAAAAGCCACTGATGTGTAATGCTGTGTAATATTAAAGAGAGAACTGTAGGCATAAATGCATGATTTAATGAAGTTGTGTTGATTTCTTGTAGTCAAGTGCAGTTGGGTCTTCACCATCGGTTCCTGTAAACCAGAAACCAAGGATGTGCATTTATTTCAATCGTTTAATGGTGGCTTTTGGCGAAGTGTATATAATAGAATCATACACAAATCGTGTTACTACAAACATACAGTATTTTCTACATGTCCTGGAACACCTCTTCAAATGTCCCATCTCAATACGTTGGTTGGCCACCTGAAATCAAAGGGATTTTAAAGGTTAAAACCACCTTTTTCCTGCGAATCTCCAGTTTGTTCTAAACTCTGCGATTACAGGAACCCTGCAATGTGAAAGCTTGCATTACATTTGTTTCTGTGTCCCATTCAACGCCAAGATCACAAAAGAAAAATAATACACTGGTCTAGAAATTTAGGAACTTATTTTAAAAGACTTCCTCAGTAGTATAAGGAGGACATTTATCGCTTATGCTTCATGTATTCCATGCAATTATAAGTCGATACTTCGGTTACAACAGCCTTATAAGGTTTGTGTTTTGATACTATGCCAATCCAAATAATGGTTGTATAGCATGAAACTGCCTTTAATCCGTATGTGGATAACTGCAATTGGGGCAACGGTTAACCTTCAGGTGACCCAACAGTGCAAGGGCAGATTATCAAAAAAAGATACAGCCTTTTTATTATATAGCACAAGATCATCTTATAGAAGCAGCTGTGAGCCCTTGAAAGGCAAACAACAATTAAAGATAGTGAAATTTGTAATAGTTGTTTTATTTATTGCATAATGAAGTTTAAATGAATGGAATATGGAAAGCCAGACATGGAACAGCTCATTTGCCAAATATAGCTGAGAAAAAAGTTAGATCTCTACATACAGCATTAGAACTTCTTCAGTGTCTTAAGATGAACAGGGAGAAAGGCCATTCATCCATTGAAGCACACCCTGGTTATACCTTGGACCAACCAGTTGATCATCCAACATCATTTTGAACATTCTTAGTGTGTTTCTTAGTATCTTTCACCGGGGATTTCCTCAATGGTTCTCCCGATCAAGCATTTTTAGTTGAGTTGGAAATCTTTCATTTGGAACCTTGaggaaagctttctgaaaattcaGATTAACTACACAATTGGAGTTCCAACCGACCAACTTAATCTGCTGCATCTTCAGAAAAGTCAAGGTGGTTTGTCATGCAGGATCTTCAGCTCTTAAATCCAGCTGGAAATTTCTTAGTAAGTTACTGCTTTATAGGTACTCTTCCACTCTGCTTAGAATAGCAAACATTATTTGACCTGTTAATAGATTTGTAGTTGCCTGTGTTTGATTTGTTATCCTTTTTAAAATAATATATTACTATAATATAACATGGTCGATTTTCGGGGGACTGATTCCATCGGGTGGTTGGCAGGTCTTAGGAGCCCAGGAACCCAAGATGgaattagaacataagaactaggagcaggagtaggtaactcagcccctcgagcctgctccgccatttaatacgatcatggctgatctcatctcggcctcaactccactttcctgcccgttctccataacccttcaaccctttactaattaaaaatctgtctatctcctccttaaatttactcaatgtcctggcatccaccgcactctggggtagtgaattccacagattcacgaccctttgagagaagtaatttctcctcatcactgttttaaatctgctcccccttatcctaaactatgacctctcgttctagattaccccaccagaggaaacatcctctctacgtctactttgtcaatccccttaatcatcttacataCCTCGATTAggtctctcattcttctcaactctagagagtaaaggcctaaactgctcaatctctcttcataagacaaacccgtcatctctggaatcaatctagtgaaactcctctaaactgcctccaatgcaactacatcctttctcaagtaagggcaccaaaactgtatgcaatactccaggtgcggtctcactaatgccttgtacagttgcagcaacacttccctacttttatactctattcctttagcgattcatgcacgaggacatccagatccctctgcaccgaagcactctgaagtttctctccatttagataataatttgcctttctattcttccgaccaaaatggataacctcacacttatccacgttaaacttcaACTGCCaatttttggcccattcacctaacctatccatatccatttgtaaatttcttatttctttattgcaacttactattccacctattttagtaccatctgcaaatttgactatagtaccttctatccttgcgtccaagtcattaatatagattgtaaatagttggggcccaaggactgaaccctgtggcaccccactagttacatcttgccaaccacaaaaggACCcacttatcccgactctctgtttttggTCCGAAGTAAGGTCAGAGGCCCAACCGATTCTCATGGTCTGATCTCATTTTCATACTGTCAGCAAGCTGCTGCTACATTTCAAGCAGCATGCTGGTCGGCGAAGGATATAAATCCAGTGGACCCAGCGTGGAGCCCACCGCATAGGTGAAAGAGGGTGATCCCAGGGACTGGTCAGACATTGCAAGGGGTAGTTTTTGTGTGGCTGAGAGGAGCAGGTGGACTGAGTATcagtgggaatgtgtcagtaagtgGTGCATTTTCATTTTTAACCCTTTACCATCTCATTCCCATCAGGTAGAAGCCCTGAAAATCAGTCCTAAAATTTTCTTGATTCCAGCCCTGCAAATCCTAACCAGTACTTAATAATACCTTCATGGTGATAGCTAGTGCCCTGAAATTTCTTGCTCAGTCTCAATTAGCAGCTTCGGGTGTGTGCCATCTGACCCAGGTGTTGTGTTTTAATTAAGTCTGTATGATAATCTTTTAGAAGAGCTACATAATACTATTGATTATCATCTTTTCCAACTTAATTATAAAACTTAATCTTTTTCTATTGCTGTTTGGGTGAATTATTAATTTCAGAATGAAATATGAATCAAGCCTTCTCTTATGCAGACGTTATTTCTCTTTTTCCTCCAGGGAATTCAAAATGATTTTCCATAAATTTGAAAATAAGTTGTTCAATTTTCTTAACAACACTCCTGCGGTATTTGCTGGCTGAAAACCATGCAATATGTAATAAAATTAAATCCTAATATCAAATGTGCTGAAAATTAACTGCATGATTATTAATATGTGCTTAATTCTTCTTTAAAAGGGCATACAAACCTCAATGAGGAGGTTTCTGACAGGCTCAGCCAAGCTTGTGCTGCAGGAGATGAGCTGAAGAATGGGATAATTTTCCACTCTTTGCTCCCAATGTCAGCATCAAGCATTCCAAAGTCAGAAGCAGGGTAAATGTCCTCCAACAttaacctgacaatgtcccagtaaAGTGTATTTTGGTTGACTCGTGTCAATTTTAGGGACTTCAGAGTAAGTGGCTAGCACAAGCAGGTCATATCAAATAAAGATGTATTATGAGACTTTATGCGCTAGAATATTTCTTGTCTTGCATTTGAAAACAAGTGCAATTGAAACTTGCCTGCAATTGACATTTTAGTCCCCATATAACCAAAAGGGCAGACAGGTGACATATTCCCAATAATCTGGTTATGCTTCTTTGAGCTACCTGCTAAGAAGTGAAAAAAGAGCAGACTAAAGCTATCTTACCAATCAACCTTTCTTCTGTCTCCTGTAGAGAAATGCTTCGTGATTGCTATATTTGTATTTGCATAGATTAGACAAACATCTGAAATTATTAGCGTGGAATTTCCTCCAAAACTTCCACTCGTGGCCTCTAGAGGGAGATACACAGATGATTCCTCTGTATGTTGATATCCAGGCTCATTGGTGCAGGCATTGGTATAAAAGCAAGAAACTTCTCTGTACCCAGTTAATGCACTGTTTAACCTGTACTCTTCAGCAGAGCACTGGGAATCAAACAGGTAAGAGAAAGCAATGCTTGACTCTTGCATTTCTTTCTCAAAATATTTTCATTGCATGTTTTATCAATATTTTTAATACATTCGGGCAGAATTATGAATACTCAAATGCCTGAAGGGCATGGCACCAAGCCAGAAGAGAAGCAAACACAATATCACTCAGTCAAAGCTCCAAGGCCTCCTGGGGGTTGGAGCATTGAAGTCAAGCTGAACCGGGTGCAAAACGTCACCAGCTCACCAAGAATTATCATTTTTGCCACCTGGACGGATATGGCACTGGCACTGCCTCCCACACCCCCAAGACTGCAGCACAATGCTGTGAAAAGTTCCATACCCTCAGCCAGGTAGCACACTACAATCTTCTCCCTTTTCTTCATTGCCCACCCTGGATACCAGTACATTCTTCACCCTCTTGAAGCAACACTTCAACAACTAACCATTCACAATGCTTCTTGCTTAAGGGGGAGATCCACCTTAGCATCTTGCGTTATGGCTGTCTAGTTCCCCTCACAGTAGTCATTCATTATCCACGATCCTAAAATCCTTCCCTCCAATTTAATACCCTAATTTGCTCACATCCCTTATATTACCTCTCACATGCCACTTGGCACACATACCTCAACTGctagccttaccctcattcactctatCTTCTTACAGACAAATTGGCATTTAATGCCCACTGCAGGCGAGCTACTGGAGGGGGATTTCTCAAACTTAAGTACTTCATCCATTTTGAGGCAAGGCCATGCAACTCACAGGAAGGTACTCAGCACCTGTGTTGAGCACCTGCACTGTTGCCCTGACATCTCTCTGATGTACTACATGGAGACAACCTTTCACCAACTTCCCTGTTTCATTATTCATTTCTATCCTCTTTTCCTGCAGATCCACTATAGTGGGATGCACAGGAGAGGGAAGAAGATGGTGAAAAAGATGACGAGCATCAAGCCAACGAGgagttcagaatcacagaatcacagaataatacagtgcagaagagacccttcggcccatcgagtctgcactgatgcattaaagacacctgacctgtctacctaatcccatttgccagcacttggcccatagccttgaatgttatgacgtgccaagtgccatCCCAGGTATTTTTTaatggatgtgaggcaacccgcctctaccaccctcccaggcagggcattccagaccgtcaccaccctctgggtaaaaaagttcttcctcaaatcccccttaaacctcccgcccctcaccttaaacttgtaacAAAATTCtgcacaactccaacatgacctccctgtttttgtaatctatgcctcgattgataaaggctagtgtcccatatgcctttttcaccaccctattaacctgcccttctgccttcagagatctatggacaaacacaccaaggtccctttgttcctcggaacttccctgtgtcaggccattcattgaatacttccgtgtcacattactccttccaaagtgtatcacctcacacttttcagcgttaaattccatctgccacttttctgcccatttgaccatcccatctatatcttcctgtaacctaagacactccacctcactgttaaccactcggccattctttgtgtcatccgcgaacttactgatcctaccccccacatagtcatctatgttgtttatataaatgacaaacaataggggacccagcacagatccctgtggtacgccactggacactggcttccagtcactaaaacagccgtctgtcatcactctctgtctcctacagctaagccaattttgaatccacctcatcaagttaccttgtgtcccatgtgcatttgctttcttgataagtctcccatgtgggaccttgtcaaaggctttgctgaaatccatgtaaactacatcaactgcactaccctcatctacacacctggtcacat
This Heterodontus francisci isolate sHetFra1 chromosome 15, sHetFra1.hap1, whole genome shotgun sequence DNA region includes the following protein-coding sequences:
- the ar gene encoding androgen receptor isoform X3 — translated: METESLYGNYNAPPSLEAAGMQRQRQGAAFQSVFYAACARERSLLRAAEPPCAGTPCTPELAAPRERAEGNGFGAFYDAACRQSAAILSQEEEAAVGGYGHPPFVVRTLFNASGDVCPDREKGRDCRCDGHDAADFEDRDLGGVYPPETEFSGSCSYSLTSDTARELCKAVSVSMGLNIDSNELGELHSPYGPNGSQSKRDCMFSFPPTNSNTAIGIDTTMAVPTDNPCPGSQNMRLANRLEAGAELNRGGPGESENSVYSTEYEIAHARREAICSGLVEDSNANECITRAQEAKSIEGESQATDYTDKDHKQCHFDRMFPSNYGHDRPSSEESTLYNLSDRAGLRDANNCDLTNGNSCRAQFGVATSIKIKIEEPNIMDNRKVFSPQCRYTNCTTTPLYGSTPSWCYVEKGSFENDYGGSPEYPRNDLLVRDNITSESWYSSGLLDRVPHPTSDHIKSEMDSWIDGYYNIRLDNTRNLGLQMDYFFQPQKTCLICGDEASGCHYGALTCGSCKVFFKRAAEGKHKFLCASRNDCTIDKVRRKNCPSCRLRKCFAAGMTLGGRKLKNTRPFQTAEETDSSVIQKQQDTTLSIVPRIGVPRMQKFQCQPLFLAVLQSIEPDMVYAGYDNTQPDTSASLLTSLNELGERQLVRVVKWAKVLPGNECKNQQCIISVWKCSDCPRSFSGFICLRMSSFA
- the ar gene encoding androgen receptor isoform X2 — encoded protein: METESLYGNYNAPPSLEAAGMQRQRQGAAFQSVFYAACARERSLLRAAEPPCAGTPCTPELAAPRERAEGNGFGAFYDAACRQSAAILSQEEEAAVGGYGHPPFVVRTLFNASGDVCPDREKGRDCRCDGHDAADFEDRDLGGVYPPETEFSGSCSYSLTSDTARELCKAVSVSMGLNIDSNELGELHSPYGPNGSQSKRDCMFSFPPTNSNTAIGIDTTMAVPTDNPCPGSQNMRLANRLEAGAELNRGGPGESENSVYSTEYEIAHARREAICSGLVEDSNANECITRAQEAKSIEGESQATDYTDKDHKQCHFDRMFPSNYGHDRPSSEESTLYNLSDRAGLRDANNCDLTNGNSCRAQFGVATSIKIKIEEPNIMDNRKVFSPQCRYTNCTTTPLYGSTPSWCYVEKGSFENDYGGSPEYPRNDLLVRDNITSESWYSSGLLDRVPHPTSDHIKSEMDSWIDGYYNIRLDNTRNLGLQMDYFFQPQKTCLICGDEASGCHYGALTCGSCKVFFKRAAEGKHKFLCASRNDCTIDKVRRKNCPSCRLRKCFAAGMTLGGRKLKNTRPFQTAEETDSSVIQKQQDTTLSIVPRIGVPRMQKFQCQPLFLAVLQSIEPDMVYAGYDNTQPDTSASLLTSLNELGERQLVRVVKWAKVLPGFRNLHVDDQMSLIQYSWMAVMVFAMGWRSYRIVNSRMLYFAPDLVFNELGD
- the ar gene encoding androgen receptor isoform X1; protein product: METESLYGNYNAPPSLEAAGMQRQRQGAAFQSVFYAACARERSLLRAAEPPCAGTPCTPELAAPRERAEGNGFGAFYDAACRQSAAILSQEEEAAVGGYGHPPFVVRTLFNASGDVCPDREKGRDCRCDGHDAADFEDRDLGGVYPPETEFSGSCSYSLTSDTARELCKAVSVSMGLNIDSNELGELHSPYGPNGSQSKRDCMFSFPPTNSNTAIGIDTTMAVPTDNPCPGSQNMRLANRLEAGAELNRGGPGESENSVYSTEYEIAHARREAICSGLVEDSNANECITRAQEAKSIEGESQATDYTDKDHKQCHFDRMFPSNYGHDRPSSEESTLYNLSDRAGLRDANNCDLTNGNSCRAQFGVATSIKIKIEEPNIMDNRKVFSPQCRYTNCTTTPLYGSTPSWCYVEKGSFENDYGGSPEYPRNDLLVRDNITSESWYSSGLLDRVPHPTSDHIKSEMDSWIDGYYNIRLDNTRNLGLQMDYFFQPQKTCLICGDEASGCHYGALTCGSCKVFFKRAAEGKHKFLCASRNDCTIDKVRRKNCPSCRLRKCFAAGMTLGGRKLKNTRPFQTAEETDSSVIQKQQDTTLSIVPRIGVPRMQKFQCQPLFLAVLQSIEPDMVYAGYDNTQPDTSASLLTSLNELGERQLVRVVKWAKVLPGFRNLHVDDQMSLIQYSWMAVMVFAMGWRSYRIVNSRMLYFAPDLVFNEQRMQKSTMYNLCVEMQRLSQEFQWLHLSQDEFLCMKVLLLFSIIPVEGLKNQKYFDELRLNYIQELDRVISFQGKDATHNPQRFYQLTKLLDTLQITVRKLHQFTFDLFVQSQSLSVQFPEMMAEIISAQVPKILAGMAKPLLFHEQ